From the genome of Xyrauchen texanus isolate HMW12.3.18 chromosome 22, RBS_HiC_50CHRs, whole genome shotgun sequence, one region includes:
- the yipf4 gene encoding protein YIPF4, whose translation MQFSPTNGDFTFVSSTDAEELSGTIDTPDVTLNMGPETTRDTYATTFLRQRGYGWLLEVEEDDSVDTKPLLEELDIDLKDIYYKIRCVLMPMPSLGFNRQVVRDNPDFWGPLAVVLLFSMISIYGQFRVVSWIITIWIFGSLTIFILARVLGGEVSYGQVLGVIGYSLLPLIVIAPLLLVIGGFEVVSTLIKLFGVFWAAYSAASLLVGDEFKTKKPLLIYPIFLLYIYFLSLYTGV comes from the exons ATGCAGTTCTCTCCCACCAACGGAGATTTTACCTTCGTCTCATCGACAGACGCTGAAG AACTCAGCGGAACCATAGATACTCCCGATGTCACGCTGAATATGGGCCCTGAGACCACCAGGGATACCTATGCCACCACGTTCCTGAGGCAGAGGGGTTATGGTTGGTTGCTTGAGGTGGAAGAGGATGATTCAGTGGACACTAAACCACTCCT GGAGGAGTTGGACATTGATTTGAAGGATATCTACTACAAGATTAGGTGTGTGTTGATGCCAATGCCTTCACTGGGATTTAACAGACAGGTGGTGAGGGACAACCCTGACTTCTGGGGCCCGTTGGCTGTTGTCCTGCTCTTTTCCATGATCTCCATCTACGGACAGTTCAGG GTTGTTTCCTGGATTATTACAATTTGGATATTTGGATCTCTGACGATTTTCATCCTAGCAAGAGTTCTGGGTGGAGAG GTGTCTTATGGACAAGTCCTTGGGGTGATTGGATATTCATTGCTGCCACTCATTGTAATAGCTCCACTTCTCCTGGTTATAGGGGGCTTTGAAGTTGTCTCTACACTCATTAAG ctttttggtGTATTCTGGGCTGCATACAGTGCTGCCTCCTTACTTGTGGGTGATGAATTCAAAACAAAGAAACCTCTCCTCATATATCCCATCTTCCTTTTGTACATCTACTTCCTGTCCCTGTATACTGGAGTCTGA